In Coccidioides posadasii str. Silveira chromosome 4, complete sequence, one genomic interval encodes:
- a CDS encoding uncharacterized protein (BUSCO:24198at4751~EggNog:ENOG410PFZ5~COG:D~BUSCO:474at33183) — protein MPSRNRQAHSSATEAVEEEQTGLRRLRFNEPISWRAGRQILVADLLRRLESLAAELRELDQEDTDRDSLTKVSQDLASGHLLGHRDKGVRAWTACCVVDILRLCAPDAPFTANQLKDIFTMIVTSILPALANPSNAYNDQHVYVLSSLAEVKSIILLTDLDAPDTLILPLFSSCFDIVSGSSKASTGEPLAKNVEYDMIRLLVPVIDEASSLAPEVVDAIIAQFLRVDPRLLDGSGNSKSKKDAVVDTKQATLLMKDYPPAYNMAKAICNACPEKMTSYVSQYFNNVIIDASESTSNGHSKRHRHIDLGDSDEEGENVKELDKAHRLIRELWRACPDVLQNVIPQLEAELSAESMSLRLLATRTIGDLASGIGVAGPPPPASMDPAAYPPTSLNSESGSEISTSSNALLTPLSPRPFSQAHSAAYESFLTRRHDKSASVRAAWATAIGRILLTSAGGSGLSDDEEKDLMEGLKRMLVDADEKVRIAAVKVLGTFSFPNVIRKLGIDGGLSESDSLLSTLAERVKDRKHAVRQHAMTILGTMWAVAAGEIEVNNELVVPILKDAPSRILEAYYTNINEVHVLLDHVIFEILLPLTYPPLKMKRSKTESSQSRKAKSAEEEQIDPEAIRVRRILTLAKNLDEKAKTVLFALQGRQLNMRTFVSFYLQACEEYNGGVMDSNEDAIKTRLTKVIDSLSKTFPDSSLVSADLWKFAKMHDRRSYQLIRFAMAATSDYRTVTKAIRELTSRIQSNTSATSSMLGNLLPLVYRSSSLIFNRSHVPATMKISRTDELGLGNIAHEMLREISSHNPEVLEAHVQEMCKDLESHAPTANLPDDPGVEEILKACAGFAKKLPNKLPKERKFLTALSNYALYSSYPHAAKNAVTILMAAAERKEMYARDLIKKSIHGCSYGSEHFLTKLATISQLNLLVPREVDEEGDTVLDIATKQILLANLNPEPDSEYAWSATMDEETSAKEWALKILVNRIRSKEISEEDESHFREYAQPVYTILHTLIANWGELSKARDTPVSQKSRLRLLAAKSVLKLCAARPLCDRMLTAAHFNSLALVAMDPLLEVRSEFISQLKKKLVQPPHLSPRWYTITFLLAFEPVTSLYDSTLTWLRSRTAFFSRQVQGKSSEQQTLMESLFARLLSLLAHHPDYPPEDSDESTKAKDLLDFTRYILFYLTAVANENNLSLIFHIAQRVKQTRDAISETESDVISTRLHTLSDLSQATIRGFAEVYSQQHKIGGSSGSGAANILQTYPGKMRLPGSLFTTLSSHREAQEIATKNFLPQEVDERLDKKVRDFMRPKTHAGRKRKVELGHGDKSRDEAMGSAKKPRREKSIRRKSSSGTAGAKPTKRRKADEDDWESDGGETRKKYSGSSVSAARRRSGRGLTKTDINYAEEDSDEADKEMEKWNTSHGRKEKVENNYDSPDSDDEEQLSELSSNNSDKGTPPSDEEPGEDADMSGVEKSSTPPPQARRSSRSKISLSPVVPKAGRGRPPKSRPKEVEENSAKKTTGGRVTRRGR, from the exons ATGCCGTCGCGCAATCGGCAAGCGCATTCATCCGCAACAGAGGCAGTGGAGGAGGAACAGACCGGTCTTCGTCGACTCCGCTTCAACGAGCCGATCTCATGGCGGGCAGGCAGACAGATTCTCGTGGCGGATTTGCTTCGGCGACTGGAATCTCTCGCTGCTGAGCTGCGGGAGCTCGACCAGGAAGATACGGATAGAGATTCGTTGACAAAGGTCTCACAGGACCTGGCGAGCGGACATCTTCTCGGACACAGAGATAAAGGCGTCAGAGCCTGGACAGCATGCTGTGTGGTGGACATATTGCGCTTATGCGCGCCGGATGCGCCGTTCACTGCGAACCAATTGAAA GATATTTTCACCATGATCGTCACTTCTATATTACCCGCTCTTGCAAATCCGTCCAATGCCTATAATGACCAGCATGTCTACGTTCTATCATCGCTAGCCGAGGTCAAAAGCATCATTTTGTTGACCGACCTTGATGCGCCTGATACGTTGATCCTCCCGCTCTTCTCGTCTTGCTTCGATATCGTCTCTGGATCGTCGAAGGCTTCCACTGGTGAACCTTTAGCGAAGAACGTGGAGTACGACATGATACGGCTTCTAGTGCCCGTTATTGATGAAGCATCCAGCCTTGCCCCAGAAGTGGTGGATGCGATTATTGCCCAATTTCTTCGTGTCGATCCACGACTTCTGGATGGTTCCGGAAATTCCAAAAGTAAAAAAGATGCCGTGGTTGATACGAAGCAGGCAACCTTATTGATGAAGGATTATCCTCCGGCATATAATATGGCAAAGGCGATATGCAACGCATGTCCTGAAAAGATGACGAGCTATGTTAGTCAATATTTCAATAACGTTATTATCGATGCGTCGGAATCAACGTCCAATGGACACTCAAAGCGCCATCGTCATATTGATCTTGGCGATTCCGACGAGGAGGGAGAAAATGTTAAAGAATTAGACAAGGCACATCGGTTGATACGGGAATTATGGCGTGCTTGTCCAGATGTTTTGCAAAACGTGATACCCCAGCTGGAAGCAGAGCTTTCTGCGGAGTCGATGTCCCTTCGATTGCTTGCGACACGGACAATCGGCGATCTAGCTTCTGGTATCGGCGTGGCAGGACCGCCTCCGCCTGCGTCCATGGATCCAGCTGCATACCCTCCAACGTCACTTAATAGCGAATCTGGATCTGAAATTTCGACTTCCTCGAATGCATTATTAACGCCTTTGTCTCCCAGGCCTTTTTCGCAAGCCCATTCTGCCGCATATGAAAGCTTCCTAACCCGACGACATGATAAGTCCGCATCAGTGCGTGCTGCCTGGGCCACTGCGATTGGGCGGATTTTACTCACTTCTGCCGGTGGCTCGGGTTTGAGCGATGACGAGGAGAAAGACTTGATGGAAGGGCTTAAAAGGATGCTAGTAGACGCCGACGAGAAGGTTAGGATTGCAGCTGTGAAAGTTCTTGGAACTTTCTCCTTCCCCAACGTGATCAGAAAGCTTGGTATAGACGGCGGGCTCTCGGAATCGGACTCCCTTCTCTCCACTTTGGCCGAACGGGTGAAAGATCGAAAACATGCGGTTCGTCAACATGCTATGACCATTCTCGGAACAATGTGGGCCGTAGCCGCGGGGGAGATTGAGGTGAATAATGAGCTGGTTGTCCCCATCCTCAAAGACGCTCCGTCAAGGATACTCGAAGCTTATTACACTAATATCAATGAAGTCCACGTTCTTCTTGATCACGTCATATTCGAAATCTTACTTCCCCTGACCTATCCTCCGCTTAAAATGAAACGCTCGAAAACCGAGTCAAGCCAGTCGCGAAAAGCAAAATCCGCCGAAGAAGAGCAAATTGACCCAGAGGCCATACGTGTCCGCCGAATCTTGACCTTGGCGAAGAATTTAGACGAAAAGGCGAAGACAGTACTCTTTGCTCTTCAAGGTCGACAATTGAATATGAGGACCTTTGTGAGCTTCTATCTACAAGCCTGCGAGGAATATAAT GGAGGCGTGATGGATAGCAACGAAGATGCGATTAAGACCAGGTTGACGAAGGTTATTGATTCTTTATCGAAGACTTTCCCTGACTCCTCGCTTGTATCGGCCGATCTGTGGAAATTTGCAAAAATGCATGATCGCCGCAGTTATCAGCTTATACGTTTTGCCATGGCTGCTACATCGGACTACCGAACTGTGACCAAAGCCATTAGAGAGCTAACAAGTCGTATCCAATCAAACACCTCGGCCACTTCATCCATGCTTGGAAACCTTCTTCCGTTGGTCTATCGGAGTAGCTCCTTGATCTTCAACCGAAGCCATGTACCCGCCACGATGAAAATATCGAGAACTGACGAGTTGGGATTGGGAAATATAGCACACGAGATGTTACGAGAGATTTCGTCACATAATCCGGAGGTGCTTGAAGCACATGTACAGGAAATGTGCAAAGATTTAGAATCCCATGCTCCTACAGCTAATCTCCCAGACGACCCAGGTGTGGAGGAGATCCTAAAAGCTTGTGCGGGGTTCGCGAAGAAACTCCCGAATAAGCTACCAAAGGAACGAAAGTTCTTAACTGCACTGTCAAACTATGCGTTATACAGCTCATATCCTCACGCGGCTAAAAATGCGGTTACGATTCTCATGGCCGCTGCGGAGAGGAAGGAGATGTACGCTAGGGATCTGATCAAAAAAAGTATCCACGGATGTTCATACGGCTCTGAACACTTCCTTACCAAACTTGCTACGATCTCACAGCTAAACCTCCTTGTCCCACGAGAAGTTGATGAAGAAGGGGATACGGTCCTCGATATTGCGACCAAGCAGATCCTGCTCGCTAACCTTAATCCTGAACCGGATTCGGAATATGCATGGTCTGCCACGATGGATGAAGAGACCTCAGCGAAAGAATGGGCGCTCAAAATCCTTGTGAACCGGATCCGGTCAAAAGAAATCtccgaagaagatgaaagcCACTTTCGGGAATATGCCCAACCTGTATATACTATTCTCCACACCCTCATTGCGAACTGGGGTGAGCTCTCTAAAGCGAGAGATACCCCTGTGTCTCAGAAGTCAAGGCTTCGCCTTCTGGCTGCGAAATCTGTTCTTAAATTATGCGCAGCTCGCCCCCTGTGCGATCGGATGCTTACTGCCGCCCATTTTAACTCGCTTGCCCTAGTTGCCATGGATCCCCTGTTAGAAGTGAGATCTGAATTTATATCCCAGCTGAAAAAGAAACTGGTGCAACCACCGCATCTTTCTCCTCGTTGGTATACTATCACATTTTTACTAGCGTTTGAGCCAGTTACCAGCTTGTATGATAGCACCTTGACCTGGCTCCGGTCCCGCACTGCATTCTTCTCTCGACAAGTCCAAGGCAAATCTTCAGAACAGCAGACACTAATGGAGTCTCTCTTTGCACGCCTCCTGTCTCTCCTTGCCCATCATCCTGATTATCCGCCTGAGGACTCCGATGAGTCGACTAAAGCTAAGGACTTACTCGATTTCACACGCTATATCCTATTTTACCTTACTGCAGTTGCAAACGAAAACaatctttctttaatttTCCACATTGCCCAACGCGTGAAGCAGACGCGAGATGCAATATCGGAGACTGAGTCGGATGTGATATCCACCAGACTTCATACGTTGTCCGATCTTTCACAAGCCACAATACGCGGCTTTGCAGAGGTATATTCCCAACAGCACAAGATTGGCGGCAGCAGCGGAAGTGGAGCTGCAAATATCCTACAGACTTATCCAGGCAAGATGAGACTTCCCGGTTCTTTATTTACTACACTCAGCAGCCATCGCGAGGCTCAGGAGATCGCCACGAAAAATTTCCTGCCGCAAGAAGTCGACGAGCGCTTAGATAAGAAAGTTCGAGATTTTATGAGGCCTAAAACGCACGCAGGCAGAAAACGGAAAGTTGAGCTAGGACATGGCGACAAAAGCCGCGACGAAGCAATGGGATCTGCTAAGAAGCCACGCAGGGAGAAAAGTATCCGGAGAAAGTCATCTTCTGGAACAGCCGGAGCTAAGCCTACCAAACGGAGAAaagcagatgaagatgattgGGAGAGTGACGGCGGAGAGACTCGCAAGAAATATTCCGGTTCCTCTGTTTCTGCTGCTCGACGACGAAGTGGTCGCGGATTAACGAAGACGGATATCAATTATGCCGAAGAAGATAGTGATGAGGCTGATAAGGAGATGGAAAAATGGAATACAAGCCATGGTCGGAAGGAAAAGGTGGAAAATAACTATGACTCTCCCGATTCAGATGATGAAGAGCAGCTGTCCGAGCTTTCTTCCAACAATAGCGATAAGGGAACACCGCCATCAGACGAGGAGCCCGGCGAAGACGCTGATATGAGCGGCGTCGAGAAGTCATCTACACCGCCTCCCCAGGCTCGAAGAAGCTCCAGGTCTAAAATTTCGCTGTCCCCCGTCGTCCCAAAAGCCGGGAGGGGCAGGCCACCAAAGTCAAGACCGAAGGAAGTGGAAGAAAATTCAGCGAAGAAAACTACAGGGGGTAGAGTGACACGTCGAGGTCGTTGA
- a CDS encoding uncharacterized protein (EggNog:ENOG410PFTW~COG:G~TransMembrane:12 (i112-132o152-169i181-197o209-230i237-260o272-298i345-369o381-404i425-444o456-477i489-512o518-540i)~BUSCO:6262at33183), translating to MDAEKHPPSEPPLESGSTTPLQHVSGRTPRSATSDDSIGSDATETEGGIPQELPSLKTPKHIQYNTDLEKGPGGSQSENLQAAVQHVDSNLVDWDGPSDPENPMNWGLAKKWYITMMMSAMTFCITFSSSVFSQATAVTAKVYGVSTEVTTLATSFVVLGFALGPLVFGPLSELYGRPRPLFVGFIISAIFQIPVAVAQNIETILICRFFIGMFGSAAMAIVGGVLVDLWDPVSRGIAGATFASSTFIGPIAGPIVGGFIVHSHLGWRWTAWITLILKAVIGCICVLTIPETFGPLLLQRRAARLRKETGNPALRTALDDARPTMQDIFSKYFSRPLKMLVLEPILLLITLYLAITYGILYLFFFAYPISFQEVRGWKHPGVAALPFIGLFIGILAGCMFVVYFTRTRFARKMREAGSVVPEERLPPMIAAAFILPAGLFWFSWTSSPTISWIPQVISGIPTGFGIIVIFLQGLNYLTDIYMMFTNSAFAANTLVRSGFGAAFPLFAAQMFHKLGVRWAGSLLGFLTVAMIPVPMLFYVYGNKIRAMSRFSPKL from the exons ATGGATGCTGAGAAGCATCCACCATCGGAGCCGCCGCTTGAATCTGGTTCTACAACGCCACTTCAACACGTCTCCGGCCGTACTCCTCGCAGCGCAACTTCAGACGATAGCATAGGCAGTGATGCCACCGAAACTGAAGGCGGAATTCCGCAGGAACTTCCGTCATTGAAAACTCCCAAACACATTCAATACAACACAGATCTCGAGAAGGGCCCGGGCGGCTCTCAGTCTGAAAATTTACAGGCGGCCGTTCAACATGTAGACTCAAATCTGGTGGACTGGGACGGACCGTCAGACCCGGAGAACCCCATGAATTGGGGCCTCGCGAAGAAATGGTACATAACCATGATGATGTCGGCAATGACGTTTTGCATCACGTTTTCCAGCAGTGTGTTCAGTCAGGCAACTGCTGTCACAGCGAAGGTTTATGGCGTTTCGACAGAAGTAACCACATTGGCAACGAGCTTTGTTGTTTTG GGATTCGCACTTGGCCCGCTGGTATTCGGGCCGCTCTCTGAGCTGTACGGTCGCCCAAGACCTCTTTTTGTTGGGTTTATTATCTCTGCAATATTCCAGATTCCTGTAGCTGTTGCTCAGAATATAGAGACGATATTGATATGCCGGTTTTTTATTGGAATGTTTGGCTCTGCAGCCATGGCGATTGTGGGCGGAGTTCTCGTGGATCTATGGGATCCCGTTAGTCGAGGAATAGCTGGCGCTACATTTGCCTCGTCTACGTTTATTGGTCCGATAGCAGGACCTATTGTTGGCGGGTTTATTGTCCATTCGCACCTTGGATGGCGCTGGACCGCCTGGATCACGCTCATCTTAAAAGCCGTCATAGGCTGCATTTGTGTGCTCACGATACCTGAAACCTTCGGCCCATTGTTATTGCAGCGCCGCGCTGCTCGTCTTCGAAAGGAGACTGGCAACCCGGCCCTTCGCACGGCCCTCGATGACGCCCGCCCCACGATGCAAGACATCTTTTCAAAATACTTTAGTCGTCCGTTGAAAATGCTCGTACTGGAACCCATCCTCCTGCTAATCACTCTCTATCTTGCGATCACATATGGAATCCTTtacctcttcttcttcgcctaCCCAATCTCGTTCCAAGAAGTTCGTGGCTGGAAACACCCTGGCGTCGCTGCGCTACCGTTCATAGGACTCTTCATTGGGATCCTCGCTGGCTGTATGTTTGTCGTTTACTTCACGAGAACACGCTTCGCGCGTAAGATGCGAGAAGCAGGATCCGTTGTGCCCGAAGAGCGTCTCCCGCCAATGATCGCGGCCGCCTTTATTCTTCCTGCAGGCCTCTTCTGGTTCTCATGGACCTCCTCTCCTACAATTTCCTGGATTCCGCAAGTGATTTCTGGGATACCCACTGGCTTCGGAATAATCGTTATCTTCTTACAGGGGCTCAATTATCTTACggatatatatatgatgTTCACGAATTCTGCGTTTGCGGCCAACACGCTTGTTCGGAGCGGGTTCGGCGCCGCGTTCCCGCTGTTTGCGGCGCAGATGTTCCATAAGCTAGGTGTCCGGTGGGCAGGCAGTCTTTTGGGGTTTTTGACCGTGGCCATGATTCCGGTGCCGATGCTGTTTTATGTGTACGGGAATAAAATCAGGGCGATGAGTCGGTTCAGCCCAAAGTTATAG